The genomic segment TATGATATATGTCGTCGTAACCTGGACATTGGCCGTCCTACTTACACAAATTTAAACCGATTAATTGGGCAAATTGTTTCATCCATCACAGCCTCACTGCGTTTTGATGGAGCCCTTAATGTAGATCTGACAGAATTTCAAACTAACCTGGTTCCATACCCACGAATCCATTTCCCCTTGGTAACATACGCCCCCATCATCTCTGCTGAAAAAGCATATCATGAGCAGTTATCTGTGGCTGAAATTACCCACTCTTGCTTTGAACCAGCCAACCAGATGGTGAAATGCGACCCTCGCCATGGCAAGTACATGGCCTGCTGTATGTTATACAGAGGCGATGTCGTGCCCAAGGATGTCAATGCAGCCATTGCCACTATCAAGACTAAACGTACCATTCAGTTTGTGGATTGGTGCCCGACTGGATTCAAGGTACGTAGCTTTTTAAGTGCTCGATATCTGAATGATTAGGAATTGTGTGGTTCTCAGAGATAACAGTCACGCTAAAATATTGTAATGTCcctgttaaatattttgataaagtCCAGAATAACTCTaagctattttatttaattgtaaCTATGGTGATTTTTGATTGTTAACGGAAATGAGCCTTTAAACCTTAGCGCTCCTAAGGAAAGTTTTCATTTGTTGTCTTAAAGGTGGGCATTAACTATCAGCCTCCAACTGTGGTGCCAGGTGCTGACCTTGCCAAGGTGCAGCGGGCTGTGTGTATGCTGAGTAACACAACTGCTATTGCTGAAGCATGGGCTCGGCTCGACCACAAATTTGATCTCATGTATACGAAGCGTGCCTTTGTGCACTGGTATGttggggaagggatggaggaaggaGAATTTTCTGAAGCCCGGGAAGATCTGGCTGCCCTTGAGAAAGATTATGAAGAAGTTGGCCTAGACTCAGTAGAAGCAGAGGCTGAAGAAGGAGATGAATATTGAGAAAACTAAAGCCTGGAAAAatttatttaccaaaaaaaaaaaaaagaattgcagaACCCTGttcacttgtttgtttttaaataaagttttcaaatgtgttttcaaataaagttttaaaGATTCTAccatctctgttttttcttcttcacttaaTTAACGTGTGTATTCACTAAGGAAGGACCATTTGAGATTacaggttttggtagcagatCTGTTACCTGCTTTAAAAGTATGTTGTAATTTTCACATTCCTATGTTCacctagtaaaaaaaaataaatctaatgtTCTTTACAGATGAATAGAGCTTTAGAGACATGTGGAAGCAGTTAATTATAGGGCATTTGGCTTGTGTAAAAACCACTGACCCAGTTGGTGAGAGCATGGTCCCAGTAACACCAAGAtcatgggtttgatccccatacAGGCCATTTACTTAACAGTTAGACTGGATCCTtaggggtcccttccaactcaggatattctgtgaaatacactTTCTTTGGTCCTGAATCTGGAAACTGAGACAAAACTTTAAGTTTcgtttggggggttttgttggtttgggtgtGGGTTGtacattttggggtttttttcttgcctaCGTGTTCTATAAAaccaggagagagaaaaggggcAACACATACTAAAGATAccagaagtgatttttttttcagaagtatttgtAACTAGTATCCGTGGAGCATGCAGTGTATGCAGAGTGTATGGAGTTACGAAGAAAGAACTGCtgcatttaaatacaaaaaagtatttgtgtttGTATCTGGGAGACTGCAAGACGCCAGGTCCCAGCAGCCTGCGACGTTACGCTCGCTGCTCGTCGGCGGCAGCTGCTCGGAGCCACGCCCACGGCAAATCCGCTCCGCACACGCACCTCCGACCCGAACAACTCCTGAGCCGCCGTTCCCAATCCCGTCTCAACTCAATGATCGCCTCCAACTCACCCTCCCACTCGGGAGTTCCTGCAGTGCACAGCGCTGCTCTGCGATGGCAGAGCATGCCCGGGAGTGCTCACACAGCAACGGAGCCACACTAAGGCCACAGAGACCCTCGTGCCAGGCCACCTGCCCCGGGGCAGCCGCACGCTGCCGGCGGagcccggccccgcagcccgcCGGGGGAGGTGGCTCTGCCCGTTCTGCCGCCGCGGAAGTGCAGGCGCCGCCCCGAGAGGCCTCCGGGGCGCACTCCGCTGCTGCGGGACCATGGTGCAGCTTTACAATTTGCACCCGTTCGGGTCGCAGCGAGTAGTGCCCTGTAAGCAGGAGCCGGCGCACTTCTGTTGCGGCCAGGACGTGCTGTTCGTGGCCAGCACGGCGGCCAGCTGCAGGGTAGAGGTGTTCGCCGTGCGCGACCAGGGCCGCTGCGAGCCCCTGGGCTCCTTCGCCACCCTGGGGCCCGTGCTGCGCATGGCGCACAGCTCGGCAGGTCAGTCCCGGCGGCCGCCGGCTCCGGGGGTGCGTGGCTGGGGAGGCCGGGACGGGTCCGGCTCGAGTGCGGGAAGAGGCCCTGAGACTCCGCCGGGCAGGGGGGAGCGAGGCCGGGAGCGGGGGCCGGCGAGCGGCGCCGCTCGGGTCCCGCCGCGGGAGGAGGCCCTGGCGCTCCCACCCGCCCCTCCCTCTGCCCGGGGTCGGCTCGGGCGCGGCGGCTGGAGCGGGGCTGgcccccgggccgggcctgGGGCCGGTGGGGAGGGCGCGGGCCGCGTCTCCCTTTGTTTGCCGTCTGCGTCCGCCCAGGGTAGGGACAGTGCTCCCTcccctgcttttgttttattgggattttgttttcagagcacGGGGCGGGTGGTCGTTCCAGCCAATCCCACAGCTCTTCCGTTAGTCTGTTGCTTTCCCTGGTCTGTAGAGAACAAAACGGCACTGGGGACGcaggctgggggggaggaggcgGGCTTGGTCTGCAAATACAACTCATATAGTGGATTCAGTCACGAGTTATTCTGGACCTAGATGTataactccttttttttaatggtatgtTAAGTGTGTGCCACCCAGCAAAAAAAGTTGCactttgtatttaatttagAGGAAAATTGGTGAAAACTGTTTTTGGAATTTTATGTATGAGTTGAGACTTTAAGATGTTCTTTGTAATGAACTACAGAAGGTAAAGAGCTCAAAAATTGTCATCTATTCTGTAATGATATATCAGTATCACTGCTTTCTTTTAAGGAGACTATCTGGTGACaattgaagaaaaaagcaaagcaacttTCCTAAGAGCATATACGAACTGGAGATGTATGTCTGCAGGGAGCTCTCGTGTGTGCGTTCGGATGGTTGGTCACAAGATGGAAGAGTCATACAGTGAAACTTTGAAAGAACAGATGTCAGTTGTTGAAATGCCACTTTCAGACCCTCCACTGTGCATTTCATGTTGTCCCGTAAATGGAGATCTTCTTGTGGGCTGCAAGAATAAACTAGTCATATTCTGTTTGAAATACCTGGTCATAAACCAGAATTTGACTGTGTTAGATTTTGAACGCTCCTTAATTTTGCACATTGATAATCTCATTCCTGCTGAAGTTGCATTTTGTGCCAGACATATAGCCATAACAACAGAGCTGGACGTTCTAATCCTGAAACTGGAACTGGTCCAGCAAAGTGCAGACAGGACAGAGCAATGTGCTCAGGGAGTCAGTGCACCAGAAAAGACTGTGGATGGAGGTAagtgcagaaataaatttttttttgtatctttaaGAATCTGCTCACTGATTCCTGTTATTCTGAAAGTAGGCTCAAACAAGGTCTTTGCCCTTCAGCACATATTTCTAGATCATCCTATGACTGTCAGCTGAATGTTCTAGGGCATGAAAAGTTGTACCAACCTGCAGTTGGAGGTAACAATTCAAATGAATATGCCATCATTCTGCACACTTTCAGGATAGTGCAGCCTCTACAGATAGAGAATTAGGTCCCTGTTTTGGCATGCTACCATGGACCAAACTAAAGTGGTAGTAGTTCAGTGTGCTATgttcagaaaaattattctgtcaGTGTCACTGCCTAAATAACCAGCTTACACATTTAAGAGCGTTTCTGTGGCAATGCCTGTGTACTTTTGTAACTGTTAGTAGGCTCAGAACCTGCATAATCAAGCAAATTCTCCTGTTTCAGTCCTTTTTCTTATTCGGGGGCTTGCCTTAAAATCCTAGAAATCCCAGAAATAGATGTACTCAGTAGGTTTCATTCCTGTATATTGCAAGAAATCAATCCATGTGTAATCAATTATCAGTTCCCACCTTTCCAAAAGCATACATATCAGGTGAACACCAACAAACTTTAGGAAAGTCCTTAGCTTATAATTAAAGAAACTTAGAAGGATGGTCTTTTAGAAATGGAAACTGCACCTACAAAAAGATTAAAAGGTAAATAAGAGTTGTCATagggaaaatataaatggaATGTTCTTCACTGAGTGAAGATGGATCTTTTCTCAGATCATGGCATTCTACCCCTAGTTGTTTTTATTACTAAAAACTAGATAGAAAAGTTCCAGTTTCTCTCTGAGTGTTGTTAGGATTTGCTTTCCAGAACTTGAGTTTAAGAGAACACAGCTTTCTGTGattgctgccttttccttctcaaaacCTCTCCAGCCaaaagacaacatttttttaTGACCAATCATTTGCAGCACAAGTTGCTTTGGACTTGCTTTCTAATGAACAGTTTACATGGGGAGTTTTTTCAAAACTCTTGACTGCTAGGTATTCAGACTGCTGAGGCAATTAAGGAATTGTTCTTGTCTTCTAGCATGGCTCTTTTCAAAATCTCATGGTTTGTGGAAACAAACGCTAGCTAAGTAGCCGTAATTGCAGTATTTAATTGATACTGTGTCATACCAATTTCTTAGTGCTGAATGGAATGGTTTGAACAATTAAGATAACATTTTCATTGTTCAGGTGTGAAAGATGAAAGCCCTTCAAGACATACTTTGCAGCTTGAATTAGATGAGTTCATCATATGTCAGAAGCCAGTGGAACTGCTTGGGGAAGAAAGTAAGCTATGTGAGATACCCATCACACTGGAATCCACAGAGTTACCTTCTGAAGACACAAAGTGCTTCCAAGTGCGGTATCTGCTTTTCAGGTATTACAAATGTATTTTCCCCTTTATGGGTTAATTTACTACAAGAAACCAAAATGAGTTGTGGATTAtgtctttttgaaagaaaactggtattttgacttttggggtttttataaGGGTCAGGGTTTCTTTTGAACTGAGGAAATAATGGGATACCAAAGAAAGcccttttttaaatatattggaATATTTCACGTAGAAGGGATCTGCAacaatcatctagtccaactgcctgaccacttctGAGCTGAGCTACTGGTACTAAAGGCagtccaaatgcctcttaaacaaTCACAGGCCTGGAGCATTGACCACCTCTgtaggaagcctgttccagtgtttcaccactctCTTGGTAAGAAAATGCTTCCTCATGTCAAACCTGAAACTCCCCCGGCACAGCTTTGAGCCCGTCCCAGGTGTCCTGTCCCAggatcccagggagaagagctcagcatCTCCCTCTCCAGGTCCCCTTCTCAGGAAGCTGATTGTCTTCCTCTGCTATTAACGTTTTTATCAAAGACCGAGGAAGAATTGATGTCACAGTCCAGCAGTGAATTccaaagcaaagcagggaaaaggatGACACAtaataggaaagaaaagtagGATTGGACATGACGTGACGTTATATACAGCTCAGTGGAATAAAAAGAGAGGGGTTGAAAAAAAGCTTAAATTGAGGTCCAAATCAATTGCAACATGTCTTCCAGTGGTCTCAAACTTTGACATGCATCTTGCAGACAAGCAAAGAAAGAGGATTCTGGTTGCAGGAACTCAAGATAGTTGTATCtagctgtgccctgtgcttcTTGGCATTGCTATGCTAATGGCATTGCTAGTAGGAGTGTGAATTGTTGTTGAGTGTTAAAACATGAGCTATGCCTGTTCTAACCAGTGCCATTTACTTGTCCAAAGTAGATCATCATAATCTCTCACTGTGGTCCcatgttgttgttttgggtttttttctccagacgTTTTACACCCGACCAGTCGCCATTTGGGTTTTGTGAAGAGACAAAGTTGCATTCTGTTCAACTGCTCCCTGTATATCAGACAGGTAAATGGCTACGTGTGAAGGCACAATGGGCTGTATCATAGGAGACTGTGAAAGGAGGGAGCTTCGTTGTATATCCTTTTTTGTACACTGTTTCTGtatgatttgtttttcaaattcagatctttcctcccttttccatgATTTAAACTgaacttctgttaaaaaaagtctttaaatttCTCCAAGTTCCGCATAAACCTTGAACTAAAATACCAATTCATCACACCAAAAAAGGAAGACTAAATCAGCTTTTATCCGTTCTCTACAGATTAATTTTGTGTTGCAAAACAGTCACTCTTTACATTGCATTAATAAAATTATCCTCAGTGTTTTCAGGTACCAGACTGCTACTCATTAGCCCACAGAGGAAATCTGGGTAGTAAACCTTAAGATACAGGTTACCTTTCTGACAGGCTTTAATTGAAAGGGAAGGGATGAATGCAAATTTTAGGCGTTCACTAGCTCAAGCCCCAAAAGACCCATGGAAGAATTTAATGCTGCATGTTAGCAGTcagatagaatcatagaatatgcaaagttggaagggacccatagggatcattgaatccaactcctggccctgcacagacaccccaacaatcccaccctgtccctgagagcattgtccaaccactccttgagctctggcagccttggggctgtgcccactgccctggggagcctgggcagtgcccaaccatcctctgggggaagaaccttttcctgatgtccgacctaaacctccccagacacaacttcaggccattcccttagGAACTGCATGTAGACTGCTATTAGGTCTCCCATCAgactcctccaggctgaacaaagcAAGTAGCCTCAGCgactcctcatatggcttcccctctagGCCTTTCACCATCTTAGTGGCCCTCCCTTGGTTTCTCTCTAATAACTTCATATAGTTCTTTTTACTAGCTGTTAACAAAACCAGTCTGAAACTTGGGCAGGTTTGATAGTATCTTTTAGGCATCAGGCTTGCAATGGAATTGCCAGGTTTGGATTTATGAAGTatataaaatgtctttcttattGTTACATCTAGGAAGCTCTTTGACAGCCTATGAGGAAACTGAGAACAAGAGAGAACTACTGagtctcttttgctttttctctttaccTCATGTTGGATATCTCTACTCTATTGGGAAGGTAGTAGAAGTAATTTCTACTTATCAGTATTCAGAGAAGTCAGAGCAGGCAGTCCTTACTCCGCAGTTCCTGCACGTCATTACAAGGTACTAAGTTTATGATTTTGCTGATACTATTACTATGTTTCTCTATGCtgctgcccttttttttttttcccctctgataCATCCTTCATAGTCTGGAAATCTCTGGGCAGACTTATATGTCAGTCCAGTGGACCCTCCTGCTTAGGCTTCAAAGcccttcaaaggaaaaagagctgATTCTCTGGCTACTTGATTTTTGCAagtcttaatttctttccttcattgtTGCATTTTCATATTTCCCTCCAGTGAGAACCTGCAGTGTTTCACAGTGAgatgcagtgcagcagcagctcgtGATGAGGATCCCTATATTGATACGACTGTGAAGGTGCACCTCTCGTTATCTCACTAAAACTGTTGGGGTAGTGGTATGGCACTTAATTGACTTAGTTTCCTTTTGAAATCCTCTTAGTTTCTATTCACTGAACCAATGAAGTAACatcaaaaattaatattttacttctatCTCTGGCATATTGTATTTTGATGGTCTACAGATGTCTCAATGAAACAATCTGTTATTGCCCTCTTAAATTCTAGACCATGAGTagaatgttttcaaaaacatcAAAAGCTAtaaaatcacttctttttttaagctaaatTCCATGCTTTTCCATATAAAACTGAATGAAGGGTGCAGAGTTTTCCCTTATTGTAGCTGATTATGTTTCTCTCTGTCAGGTGTCCTTGAAAAACCAGTTTTTGTAGGAGGAGTGTAGACAATCAAACAAGTCTGCTACCACATACTTAGGGCATGCTTTTTAGGAGGAGGGCTTTTGATCCTTGGAGGTCTAAATTTTCCCCTTCCTTAAATGGCTTATCAGTAAAAATCTATTGATTTGTAAAGGTTGTGATACACATTAATAAGCATAGTAGGAAAGGTAGATTGAGGTGTATTTTACATTAGCATTTACGGATTTCTGTTGAGCATGCAGACAGCAGACATAAAGAATCCATAGGACAGTAGaagttttataaaattttcAAGAGCCAAACACGTattctctgctctccagagagGTACTAGATAACTAATACAAACATGTGACATAATCTGTCCTGTCCATTCTCCAGTCTCAGCTTTCACTGTGGGTTACATTCAAGTCCATCACAATTTCTCCAGTCAGCCAAatgctgcctcctgcctccagaGGAGGTTTGGAGGGGTGTGCAGGCTGCAGTCTCACACGgatgtctgtgctgcagcttgCTGTCCACAGGCTGCAGATCCTCCAGGGGCTCCAGTGCCACAGGGCTCCAGGAGTTTGAAGTGCGAGGATGATGATCGTTACTTTTATTGtttgctattattatttttcctgctgtttttttaCACCAGTTTAAGAGCTACCTGGTTCTGGTTCTGGTTCTCACTAGCCCAGGGCAGTTTAGAGTCTCTAGGTCACCCCTGCCGGCCTCCACCTTTTACAAGAAATGTTGAGGTGTCTTCAAAAACCAGGTTACACTTATAATACTGTGTTGCCTTGCTTCACTGTGTATGTTAATTTGTAAATgtagtattttctctttttaaagctgtaaatttagaatatttctgtgcaaatgaggttgcatttttcaatttttagtCCAGTGTAACAGGGTAAGTTTTACCTGAAAGGTGTATATTGAACAAATTGGAGATATAATATGGGATATGTAATGTAACAATAGGCAAGCAAATATAATACTTCTATCTGTAATTGCTTTTTATAAGCAACTGAAATCAAGACTTTTATAACCAGGCAGTCTTTTACAACTTGGTCAAATTCAGATTATTTGGGATTAAGTTTCCCACATCAGACATGTGGCTCAGGCTGCATTATTTTAAGACATATAGCTAAAACTGTAGCAGCTTTGAAGagggaaatgatttttttttttactcattgTTAAATATTTCTTGTCATGCTTTTAtgagtatttttattcttgtttaaGTGAAGCACTCAAAGTTAGGAAAGCCAGGGAATGTTTTTAATGTCAGATCATTGTACAAAGGTTAGTTTTTTCCCTGATTTATTTAAAGACTCAAAGTACATAGTAACTGAAATGACAAAACAATCCCTTTCCTTTATAGGCTTGTCCACCTGTTACACTGGATGTCTGCACATTAAGAATGCAGCTTTTTATAGGACCAAGAGCTATCTGTCATTTCAAAAACCATATAATTCTTTTGACTAAGGCAGACACAGAAGATAttactgaaagaagaaagcctACAAGAAGGATGCTGTAAGGATTTGTGTCTTTTAGGGAGATGGTACTTACAGCTCTGTGTACAGTGCTGAATTTGTGGGTATTACAGTTGGAGTGGTTCCTCTGTGGaaaaagtgtttgaaataaTTCCATTCTTAGTGAATGAGAACAgaaatcaaactttttttttttttttaattctattgtATTAACTGATAGAGAAGAAATAAGAGTAGGATCACAGATGCTTGAAATCAACAAAATGTTAAAGTAACATTACTAAGAATTTAGCcggagaagaaaaaaatatttgtcttgaGAAGCAAAAATACTATGTAGAGTACCAAAGCTACAGGTTACAAAATGTGCTGtagcacaaaatgaaaatgtcttaTCTTTGGGgttcttcaaaagaaaagttaTGAACATCACTACAGTTATCCATGACAAAAGTTAGATCAGACTTTGGCCCAAGTTACTCTTGTAGCATGTATGTAGCCAGAGGCATATGTTACTTTTTACCAATTTCCATGGGAACTGCTATTCCCCTTCTTTTTTGAGGGCTTTTCATAAAACATCTAAGGAGCTATTCTAAACAGCTATTCAGAAACCATATTTATTAAAGTCAGTTCAAGTAATTAACAAGAGTGGGACAAATATAGTTGACTGAAGCAGTTATGTGAACCAGTATTTCTTAAAGCCTAGAGCAGACATTATTCAGGAGAAGATAAGTCCATCAGGGAGAATGCCTATTCAAAATACTGTAGTTTTCTTGACCTAAGCACATTTTCTTCTGCCAATTGTGTTGTTTCAAATATTCTGATTGGCATTTGAGGAAGCTACTCTTTTTGCCTTCTGTAAAGGACATAGGTTGAACAAATACTGGGCTACTTAGCAccataatttgaaaataaggaTGTAAATATCCCAGAACagttaaaaccaaaaagcagaacaaaaagagTCTGTGTTTTCCTGCGGTGTTTTTATGGGTATTACAGACCTAGATATTTCTTTACACAATATCTTGGCAAACACTTTGATAGAGCTGCAGGGGCAAACATGCAGTAAGTCCTTACAGAATGTACATAAACACTTTAGCTAATTTAAAGTACTTAAATAGTCAAGGTCAGGTTTGATGGGGCCCTGGGCAGTCTGACCTGTTCCGGTGGGTGGCATCCCatgcccatgacagggggggtggaactcgatgatctttaaggtcccttccaagccaagcCATTTGATGGTTCTATGATTCCTGTAAGTACCTGACACTACCTGGTGTTAAGCACTGGAGAAGATGTAGTGTACAGTTCTGATGATGTTCCTGGTGTATGAACATGCCTATCCCTATTTTGTTATTAGCTGTTATGACCTAAATTCACAGCTTAGCACTCCAGCATTTACTAGTCTGCAAACATACCTATTTATGCATTTGAATTATCAAATGAGCGGTGGTGTTTTGGCTGCATAGTGTTTATTTCAATACTGACAACTCaactcttttcctcctctctagTTCCAGAAAGGCTGACAGCATCAAATCCAGAACAAATTCTGAGTCAGAGCCTGGTTGgaatttatatattataaacaCTGTTTCAACCATTCAGCTTTACAGAGAAATGGTATTGCCCGACTCctgcttttgttgtttgctAACTAAAATAAGTACTGTTAATTAATCTCTGATGCATGCTACTGCTGAATATAACGTAATGTATTTCTCATGTACAGCCCATAATCCTATTTCAAATGGCTGCTTTCCTCATTAGAATTGCTCCTGCATATTCTTAATTTTTGCCAGTAGCTCAAATATATCCTGTGTCTGTTCTAGGTAGATTATAGTAGAACTTACGAAAATGTTAAAACTGAGAGCTGCATCCATCTTTTAAGTGAGGCTCACTTACTGATCCGAGCAGCTATAATGGACCCTCATTTCCTTAAATCAGATGAGAAAGAAGAACTTCTAAGAGCGTTCAGAGAAAGTTGTGCATTCTTAGGAGACTGCTACAGCAGGTATGTTTTAGATGTTGAAATGGTATAGGTGAGCTGTGTTTCCAATAATGTaaccttaaaatgaaaaaccataattctttgctgttttaCATTAGTATTACGTATGTAATATAAGTCTCTGTGTTTTACAAAACCAGCTTAATCTGGTCATCTCTTCAGTGTCTGGTTGTCTTTACTGTCATTAAACACAGAATGCAACCATTATGTGAATATGAATTATGAATATGCAGATAACTGATGTGTCTGTGACTGATGTATTGTCCTAGTTCTTACCAAGAGTGATGGCAAAAGTGTTGCCCTCAGttgctttgttaattttttcccttctctgttgCTTACAGATTTGACACAAAGGATTACCACCTTGCTTTGCCATACTACAGAATGTCAGGTTTATCCATGACTGAAGTTTTAAAGAGACTAGTTTCAGAGGGTGATGAAATACAGACATATGAGAAAGGACTTATATTTTACTTAACTCACTCTCTTAACGAAGAGTTGAATGAAGAATTAAGCAAGGTAGAAacaagttgggtttttttgtaatctGTTGATTTAGTTCTGATTTTAAGAACCATGTATCCAATTTTAATCAAATTCTCATTGAAAATGATGAGCTGCTTATTTAGTTTTACAGTTATTCTTTTTCAcgttattttttattttcccattttcactgaaaaaatagGAAGCAGCACTTGTGATGCTTTGGGCTGATTTCAAGCAAAGTATTATGGATTTGGCTATCATGATGCATGTTGGTAGTGATCTGT from the Chiroxiphia lanceolata isolate bChiLan1 chromosome 10, bChiLan1.pri, whole genome shotgun sequence genome contains:
- the LOC116791943 gene encoding tubulin alpha-3 chain, producing the protein MRECISIHVGQAGVQIGNACWELYCLEHGIQPDGQVPSDNTMGRGDDSFNTFFSETGAGKHVPRAVFVDLEPTVVDEVRTGTYRQLFHPEQLITGKEDAANNYARGHYTIGKEIVDLVLDRIRKLADLCTGLQGFLIFHSFGGGTGSGFASLLMERLSVDYGKKSKLEFAIYPAPQVSTAVVEPYNSILTTHTTLEHSDCAFMVDNEAIYDICRRNLDIGRPTYTNLNRLIGQIVSSITASLRFDGALNVDLTEFQTNLVPYPRIHFPLVTYAPIISAEKAYHEQLSVAEITHSCFEPANQMVKCDPRHGKYMACCMLYRGDVVPKDVNAAIATIKTKRTIQFVDWCPTGFKVGINYQPPTVVPGADLAKVQRAVCMLSNTTAIAEAWARLDHKFDLMYTKRAFVHWYVGEGMEEGEFSEAREDLAALEKDYEEVGLDSVEAEAEEGDEY
- the HPS3 gene encoding Hermansky-Pudlak syndrome 3 protein isoform X1, with translation MVQLYNLHPFGSQRVVPCKQEPAHFCCGQDVLFVASTAASCRVEVFAVRDQGRCEPLGSFATLGPVLRMAHSSAGDYLVTIEEKSKATFLRAYTNWRCMSAGSSRVCVRMVGHKMEESYSETLKEQMSVVEMPLSDPPLCISCCPVNGDLLVGCKNKLVIFCLKYLVINQNLTVLDFERSLILHIDNLIPAEVAFCARHIAITTELDVLILKLELVQQSADRTEQCAQGVSAPEKTVDGGVKDESPSRHTLQLELDEFIICQKPVELLGEESKLCEIPITLESTELPSEDTKCFQVRYLLFRRFTPDQSPFGFCEETKLHSVQLLPVYQTGSSLTAYEETENKRELLSLFCFFSLPHVGYLYSIGKVVEVISTYQYSEKSEQAVLTPQFLHVITSENLQCFTVRCSAAAARDEDPYIDTTVKACPPVTLDVCTLRMQLFIGPRAICHFKNHIILLTKADTEDITERRKPTRRMLSRKADSIKSRTNSESEPGWNLYIINTVSTIQLYREMVDYSRTYENVKTESCIHLLSEAHLLIRAAIMDPHFLKSDEKEELLRAFRESCAFLGDCYSRFDTKDYHLALPYYRMSGLSMTEVLKRLVSEGDEIQTYEKGLIFYLTHSLNEELNEELSKESGNKILQIFYLADPVQLPHILCSPCMRNVCPLTAVKYLQKVEKMMPSVVLTLTKAFLALKMGDLIMYEHEMDSYKETMLACGFTGQPQLLRQRKGGIVMPTEFAVHLKEMQPGLLVAATVALHENSKMELEEADTFFKMLCSNSENTVPQLLVDFWEALLVVCSQEEILQELLLRVTSQYVWRISKKQLPETKPLKTTEDLINSCNHFGLIFPWVTSIMSMGCSSDKDYHEDISRLQSLLCSQSINVASALPVLEPLAEADSVGLAVRVLCSTRLGRYEEALEQLLPRCPGAAVLYAQHELRGDKQALWWNKLLPELCKRTRLKGNDCPVLISALKETLSVVAMELELRDFVSLLPEDGTAAFFLPHVLHCSQRKLLT
- the HPS3 gene encoding Hermansky-Pudlak syndrome 3 protein isoform X2 — translated: MVQLYNLHPFGSQRVVPCKQEPAHFCCGQDVLFVASTAASCRVEVFAVRDQGRCEPLGSFATLGPVLRMAHSSAGDYLVTIEEKSKATFLRAYTNWRCMSAGSSRVCVRMVGHKMEESYSETLKEQMSVVEMPLSDPPLCISCCPVNGDLLVGCKNKLVIFCLKYLVINQNLTVLDFERSLILHIDNLIPAEVAFCARHIAITTELDVLILKLELVQQSADRTEQCAQGVSAPEKTVDGGVKDESPSRHTLQLELDEFIICQKPVELLGEESKLCEIPITLESTELPSEDTKCFQVRYLLFRRFTPDQSPFGFCEETKLHSVQLLPVYQTGSSLTAYEETENKRELLSLFCFFSLPHVGYLYSIGKVVEVISTYQYSEKSEQAVLTPQFLHVITSENLQCFTVRCSAAAARDEDPYIDTTVKACPPVTLDVCTLRMQLFIGPRAICHFKNHIILLTKADTEDITERRKPTRRMLSRKADSIKSRTNSESEPGWNLYIINTVSTIQLYREMVDYSRTYENVKTESCIHLLSEAHLLIRAAIMDPHFLKSDEKEELLRAFRESCAFLGDCYSRFDTKDYHLALPYYRMSGLSMTEVLKRLVSEGDEIQTYEKGLIFYLTHSLNEELNEELSKESGNKILQIFYLADPVQLPHILCSPCMRNVCPLTAVKYLQKVEKMMPSVVLTLTKAFLALKMGDLIMYEHEMDSYKETMLACGFTGQPQLLRQRKGGIVMPTEFAVHLKEMQPGLLVAATVALHENSKMELEEADTFFKMLCSNSENTVPQLLVDFWEALLVVCSQEEILQELLLRVTSQYVWRISKKQLPETKPLKTTEDLINSCNHFGLIFPWVTSIMSMGCSSDKDYHEDISRLQV